The Anomalospiza imberbis isolate Cuckoo-Finch-1a 21T00152 chromosome 7, ASM3175350v1, whole genome shotgun sequence genome has a window encoding:
- the C7H2orf69 gene encoding mitochondrial protein C2orf69 homolog, protein MSRRCRSAAAALLRGLAGPAALCLGSAMSLCGAPAACAAGPAGGGGGFSAARLSPPWLRLPEVPGAEPHRTNELLLLPPPAPRGPAPSPQHHVVYFPGDVQNYHDIMSCHPENFQWEHWSFENVATILARRFPNSFIWVIKCSRMHLHKFSCYDNFVTSNMFGAPEHSTDFGAFKHLHALLVNAFRLSQNILLSQKSVHGVSKDAKIAACKSQPQSVPTTNGCSSKERERDCECSNNSAVNVMVPSAVGAASFTLIGFSKGCVVLNQLLYELKEAKKDKNTDAFLKNIKAIYWLDGGHSGGSNTWVTYPEMLKELAETGIKVHAHVTPYQVFDTMRSWIGREHEKFVQILEEFGVEINDQLHFADEVPSLDNHFRVHEVF, encoded by the exons ATGAGCCGGCGCTGCCGCTCGGCCGCAGCCGCGCTGCTGCGGGGGctcgccggccccgccgcgctgTGCCTGGGCAGCGCCATGAGCCTCTGCGGGGCGCCGGCCGCCTGCGCCGCGGGGCctgcgggcggcggcggggggtTCTCCGCGGCGCGGCTGAGCCCGCCGTGGCTGCGGCTGCCCGAGGTGCCGGGCGCTGAGCCGCACCGCACCaacgagctgctgctgctgccgccgccggccccgcgcggcccggccccgtcGCCGCAGCACCACGTCGTGTACTTCCCGGGGGACGTGCAG aactATCATGACATCATGTCTTGCCACCCAGAAAACTTTCAGTGGGAGCACTGGAGTTTTGAAAACGTTGCTACCATACTGGCTCGCCGGTTCCCCAATAGCTTTATTTGGGTCATAAAGTGTTCTCGAATGCACCTGCACAAATTCAGTTGTTATGACAATTTTGTGACGAGTAACATGTTTGGAgcaccagagcacagcactgacTTTGGAGCATTCAAGCATCTCCATGCTTTGCTGGTTAATGCATTCAGACTCTCTCAGAATATTCTGCTGTCCCAGAAAAGTGTGCATGGTGTCAGCAAGGATGCAAAAATAGCTGCTTGTAAATCACAGCCGCAGTCTGTTCCTACAACAAATGGCTGCTCATCcaaagaaagggagagagatTGTGAATGCTCTAATAATTCTGCTGTGAACGTCATGGTACCGTCTGCTGTAGGTGCAGCATCGTTTACTTTGATTGGCTTCAGTAAAGGTTGTGTGGTTTTGAACCAGCTGCTTTATGAGCTGAAGGAAGCCAAAAAAGACAAGAATACAGATGCCTTCTTAAAAAACATAAAGGCAATTTACTGGCTGGATGGTGGTCACTCGGGAGGAAGCAACACTTGGGTTACTTACCCTGAAATGCTGAAAGAACTTGCGGAGACAGGAATTAAAGTTCATGCTCACGTTACACCTTACCAAGTGTTTGACACAATGAGGTCATGGATTGGGAGAGAGCATGAGAAATTTGTACAGATACTTGAAGAATTTGGTGTGGAAATAAATGATCAACTGCATTTTGCTGATGAAGTTCCCTCCTTAGACAACCATTTCAGAGTTCATGAAGTATTTTGA